From the genome of Tripterygium wilfordii isolate XIE 37 chromosome 6, ASM1340144v1, whole genome shotgun sequence:
GTATTGTAGTTTGTGTTCAGCACAAATGTTGAGAAAAATTAAGAAGATGAATGATTATGTACTTAGAGAGTTGGTTTTTCAAAGTAGAGCTGCAAGATTATTTTTTTCCGTTCTTTAAAGATGGTGGAATTCTTCAACATTTGATGATGTCGAGGGTTTATTCTCAGTCGAGAAATGAATTGCACTGTGCAATTCTGATGTgttcatatattttatattttctctcttactttttgCATTGTTCAACATTGTATTTCCAACTTTCTATATTGTAGAGATTTTTTTATGGAGAATCCGTTGGGTTAACAATACTAAAAATAATTCTCTAGCACTTTAACATTGTTCTTGATGAACCACTTGGGGTGAGAAGTAGAAGAAATTGCTCAAGCCGGCGTACAACATCTTGATTCTTAGTCTTAGTGACAATGTAAGAGAGGTGACTAAGATGAAGTCGATGACTGAGATACGGCTCAGAGCTTAAGACATGATGAAAAAATGTCAATATAGGGCTTTGGGCCCAAGGGATGGGTCAAAAGAAATTTGTTGGATGTGGGAGTTAGAACCTAAAACATCCTGCCTTTAGCAAGAATTAATCCTTTCAACATCTTCAAGAACATCGGGGCCTCAAATGGATGGATCTGCGATTGATTGTGGAACCGAGCAGAGAGAACCCGGGGCGGACAGGAAGATAGACCAGGCGGAGATGGTGGATCAGTGGTGGTGCTGTGATGGGTTAGGGTCATATATAATCTAATAATACCAAATCTGGTCCGCAATTTGAGGATGATAGAAGGAAATCTTAGTCCTATATGATAAAAGGACTAATCCTAACTTGGATAATGGATCTCAGTTTGCCACATACAGTGAGCAGTCATGAGCACAACATTGACATGAAGAACACTTTCTAAGTAGTCTCTAATGTAGAAGACACAGCAAAGGCAACAACCACTCACCATCTTGACGAGTAAATGCATGCATAGTATTAACTATTACAGCTGTCGCATATAATATCCCATTATACATAGACCTCCATGCCAATATACTTAGAGGACTGACACACGGGACAAAAGCTAAGCTTACTTTCACAATCTTTACAGAGGCAGAGATGCTTACAAGGTAACAAAAGCATGCAGACTTCCTTCACTCTACATACTCTGCAAGTCATCAACTCTTTCATGTCATTATTCTCCGTTGAGAGCAGATGGAAATCTAGGGTACGGCCATTGTAGCACGAAGCTGTATCATCCACCTCGCTATCACCACATCCTTCTTTACTATCCCGACTTTGCGCATAGACTTGCTGAAGATTAAACTTGAGGGCACTAATCATGTTCTCATTGTATCTGGCTCGCTGTTGCCAAGCACTAGCTTCCATGGACACTCGTTCTATTCGCTCCTCAAGTTCCAAATTCTTCTTGTTAATGCTCTCCACCTCTGCTTCTTTTTCATGGAGCTTTGGAAGAATTTTCTCTTCCACATATGACACAGTTTGAAGTTGGCTAGCCTGAACCTTATCCAAGATAGCTTGGCGTAGCCTGTCCCCCTATGAATagcatcaaaaaaatataactagataaaattagaacaaaagaaaaatgttagAAATCACAGACAATCAGATCACAATCCAAATAGAATCATCAATTAGCGACTACAACTATTCTATTTTAACATTCTACGGTTGAGGGTAGGGGATATCAACAATGGGGTTTGAATCCTTATCTTCTTGGATAGGGTGGTGGGAACATAGCCACTTGAATTAGAGGCTGTTCCCAGGTTGACTGCTGCTAATTTGGGAGATTAAGAAATCACTGATACATCATCCATTCACAGGAGGTTATTTTTGAATGCTACAAACTAAAAACTTAAGCGAGTGATGAATGGAAAGCAATAGTGGGAAGACAAATAATTGAGTGGAAGCAGGCAGCCCAAAATTAGAAATGTTAAGGAAAGCACTAGAAGAAGAGTTAAGTCTAGCATATGAAATTAGCAGATGACATTATTATTTACACAAACATCATCATTTTGATTCAATTTGTATAATATACGAATGGCTTGACATTTATACAACATGACAGGACTTTTAAAGGATACTTACAAGCCTAACATAATCACAAGCAAAACATGTAAACGTACAAGACGCAATTAATGGGATGCAAAAGGAAAGACCTATTTGTGTATCAGATTAGTCATCTGTTGTATTTAAATCATCATTACCCTGAGACTAGTAAAATTACTACAAGTGACCCAATAAATGTCGGCAATTATTGGATGTGTTTTCATTTCAAGTAATTGCCGGTAAACAATATACACAGAACAAGGAAAAAATTTATGAAGGAAAATAACCATGACAAAATCTAATTGTAATATCTTCCAATGAATATGGAAACTGTATTTAACTTAATAGTGCCGCTGAACTTAACTGGTCATAAAGCTAAGGTAAACATCACCCGTATACAAGGCTACTGCAGTGGGCAGGGTTTGCAAAAAAACTATACCTGAACTTTAAGGAATCTATCAATCTCTGCGTCCTGTCGCTGTAACTCGAGATCGATGTCATCACCAATAAGTGACAGCAAAGTTGAGTCACCTGATGTCGCCGCACACGTATTGTCAAGAGATAGACCTAAACCTGTTGACACTGATCGGGCTTGCAGGAAATCAACAGATGATATCTGTGAATTGATTTCCAAAAAGTCCTGTTCCTTCAATCTCTTATTCTTGGGTTCCAGGCCAAAATTCCACTGTAAATCAGCTCCCACATCACTAACATCTGTCACAGGGACGGGACCAGGTGCAAACCCTACCACATGAACTAGAAGAAAAATAACAGACATGAAGCAAGCATATATTTCAATCTTAATTCTACATATTCAATCAAAGTAGGTTTAAGTTTTAGGTCTTCTGTCCTTTTCGCGattcttttttccttcattaTGATCGATTAAGCAGAACTTAGGTAAAAATGTAGAAAACCTAAAGAAACTGGGTTCATGCATATtttatcaaacaaataaaattactTTCCAAGAATGAAGTCCTCGTTGACATATCAGCCAAGaaacgcaaaagaaaagaataaaaagatgcGAAATTTAGAGATAAGACATATTTACAGGCAGGATGCTGAGACTGATCTGGCAAATTAGCAGGAATGTAACCGGCAATCGGAGGCGAAATCTGACCATCGGTCGAGTAAAAATTTCTGCAGATAAAATATGAGAGAATTGAATGTCAAGTTGAAGAAATGCTGAACGACAAATCCTAACAAAAAAAGTTAGGGTTTTGGTGGAAATGAAATTCAAGCTCGATTTCGTAATTACCTGAAGTTTCTGGTTTGTAGCTGTTGCTGTTGAGGCTGCTGAGATTGGTAGCGTAATTGAAGGTGGTGTTGAGGCACCGCCATGGTCGAGCTTCCAAGAGAGGAGAAATCGAGAAGGAGAAGAGAGCCAGAGAGGGGTTCCTTGAAATGGAGTCTGGCGAGGTGGCCGATGAGGATGTTAGTTTCAGTCATCCGATAGATAAGTGGCTGTAATGGGCTAATTGCGGACACAGAAAATGTTGTCATATGGGCTTTCCAAAAATCAAAGTGAAGAACGTCAGAGAAATGGGCTCCGGCCCCTAATCATGGGGCATTGCGGCCCATGTAGCTTCAGAATAATGGGCCTTACACCGGCCCGGACCATAGTTGGAATAAAATAAACCACCATGGGATGGGCCATAGTTGAACTAGATGGCAATCCACTTAAAGGCCCAAACTTAATTAGAGCCCAAGAATATAATAGAATAGGCCCAATACAAGGAAAAGGCGAAAAGCAATATCAACTGCAAAATCATATTTACAGCGGACTTTTTCTAAAGGAAATTAAGTAGATTAGAGGGTGCTTTGCCTTTGATCACGATGCTAGTCTTAGGGTCCGTTTGTTTCCACATTTTTATAGCTTAATAAACCCTATCAAAAAAGCTGAACCATGCAAACGGAACCCTTATAAGCTATCTATGAGTATTGAGTAGTGTTAAGCTAATTGTGGGCTCAAGCCCATTTCTCAATACAACATCACGAGGCCCAAAAAAGCTTctgaaaaatggaagaaaaataaattagagcACGTGTTTTGCATGTCTACGATCATATGGAGTGAATCTTTGATTAAGTGGGGAAATCCCAAATTTCCCGTAAAAAAGTCCCATTCCTTTAGTTGGCAGATGACGATAATGCTGttgaatattaatatatgatagTAGAGTTGACCAACACGGCAACACGACTGTTGTATGGAGAAATGGTTGGATTATATACGAGAAAGATGTCATTAACCGACAAGAGGAATGGATATCAATGGGTAGTTTTGTACGTTTTGTGTAGCTTTTCTACTGAAGATGTTGGATGGTTGCCTTCTTTTCTGGGAGGCAACGTGGGGCTTGGCATGGGCTGAATCTATTCGAGTGGAAATTATGAAAGACGAAgaattatgaaatatttttttaaaaaagagaactTGGTGGACCCTAAAACGTGGAGATATTTCTGCTGTTTTGTGCTATAAGGCTGGATACCAGCATAGTTGCGCCATGTCTGCCACTCACTACTGCTACCCAAAGCCATCAGTACTGGCCCGGTTGACTAAGACCCAACAGATGCGCGCAGTATCGTATTGACTGGGAGTATAAGACCTACATGAGGTATGGTAAGTGAGGAGAGAGCATCTTGGCAAGACTAAGACGTTCCACCGACTTGCCCACCAAACCACCTTAGAAGCCTCAAGTGACCAAACATCCAGGGAAAACTCAGACTTCTGAAGAACAATCCCACTTAAAGAATTAATTACACCCTCCTATAAATTCTACTAAGAATCGGAGAAGAAAATATATACCCATATCAAAGTTAGAATTCTCTAACCATATAAAACCTCCATCACCAGGTAAGACATCATCACCCGACACTATTAATATGATCtacttaagagagagagagcgcacGCTCCGAGCAACCCCTACTGATAGCATACTTACATAAGTTTCGGAGAGGTCTCCCAAAAACATAATCGGGGGTCCTTAtagtttatgttttttatttgacCATACAAGTCATTCGAAGAGATATTTTTTGACGTTAATCCTATTACCCGATACATCACCACGATCGAGTTAGTTTTTCACTGTCATCAAGATGCTACATGAAAATTTAGGAAATGATGATATATCATACTAACACCACGTATCAGACAAAGGAGATAGGCATCGATTGAACGTGTACGGGTTGTTTTGGTCTTTTTTATTATGACGATGAACGTCCATGATCGAAATTAGCTTCTAGAAGTGGACATAAGGAAAGCAAGAATGCGAGTAGAAGACTAATGATTGAAGAGTGGACGCATTTGATGGGCTGTTCCATTACCATTTGTCATTCCCCTGATTTTGGTACGCGGATGAATTACACTAtctagttttttattttattttttttgttgagtggGCTATTGTCAGTCTTCCACTTTTCTTactttttattaataaattaaattggatttatcccccactttaacttttttttttgaaagggaaCACATCATCCTTACTTTCACTTGTCAGAATGTATGACTAAGTGATAGAATTTCTGTCCAATTGAGATCggaaagaaataaatattaatcaTAAATGTTGAAGGTgtcatattttgaaaatataatatcaagaataaaaaaaatatatcattttgTCATGTTCTCTTCAAATctgataataaatttttatcatGAAAATTCTCGTGGGAATATTCAtattttaagagaaaaataGCTACTCAAAATCATTCAATTTTGTactttgatattatttttaattaaagataattcaAAATAAGCTACTTCATTGGTGTTTTCAGTGGCGTACGGGTGAGGAAGAACATGTCCTTGGAGGGAAAAGAATTATTCCTTTCGATTATAAATAATTGATAATTGAATTATTTGATATAACAATCTCGTGCATTACACGGGCTCTCGCGCCTAgcaaacatataaaaaaaaaaaaaaatacttgacaGATATCATATATATTGAATTGATTATTGGTATGATTGACGTACGAGTCGGGTAGACTAATCTATTACACTAATTAAATCGGACACTATGAATATTAATCTTTGCAAGATTGTGTCATCTCTACTGATCTCTAGCCAGCCATGAATGTTGAAATTGTTGGATACCCTCCGCACCGCACATGCACCAAACACACAACTTTGTCCACAACGTAATAATTGAAACTTTGTTTTTGTTATCTAAAGTTGGATTCTCAATAGGATTCCAGGCCAGACTTGACATATTCTGGTCCTCAGAAATCACAAGAATGGTTTAAAACCACACAAAATCTTATCATGTAAGCTGGAAAAACTGTATATATTATGTAAAAAGAGCCTTATTTGATACAGTTAAACTGCCCACTTGACTTGAAAGTACTACCCAAGGTAATTATATAAGTTATATTCTTTGTTGTAAGTTCTAACCAGTAATATCTTAGTAAATTCTTGTGGCCACTATAGGACTTTTCACCACATATTTCCCTCCAACTTCTTCCCAcctaagaaaaccaaaaacctgCGCTTTTTTCAACAACTGTGGACCTTCAATTCTCAGTTTGTAACTCTGCTTCTCGTTCTTCTTCTTGAACACCAGCTTTTCCGGGGTGACGCTGACCTTAAGACCCTCCAAGGCTGGGACCTTAGCAATGTAGGTAGACATTCCCTCACCAACATTTGTCACTGTTCTTTTAAATTCTTGCACAATTGTCGGGCCTGATTTGGAGTCATTCTTGttaaaatatgcaatgaatGAAGGGTAGTTAAGGTCCAACGATTGAGCAGAGCAGTTGGTTGTTGATGACCTTGTGATGGCTTTGATTTGCTTCGCTGTGAACCCCAATCCACATAGAAGATTCACATAATCATCCACACCCACATCGTATACAAGTCCAGGGTCCAGTGCTTTATTTGGATTGACTTGACCGGCTCCCATGGCAATGGGAGATGCGGGCTTGAGATCGTCACCGGAGTCAATGATTGGCCTCTGCGTGTTGTCTGTAATATCAGCAGAAGTCATCATAGCAGACCGGATGGCAGCGGGGCTCCATTCTGGGTGTGCTGCCTTCAAAAGCGCCCCAACTCCGGCTGCGTGAGGACATGCCATTGATGTACCTGATAATAAATTGAAATGGCTAAACTGAAGTTCTGAATTGATCTGGCCTATTGGAATGTTTGAAGGCCATGCAGCCAAGACCCTGTCACCAGGAGCCATGATATCAGGCTTTAGCACAGATCCGCAGCTTTGTGATGGTCCTCTAGAGCTGTAGTCAGTAACCCTTGGTTGAGGTTTTGTGCCAAGATTTGTAATTCTAAATTCCAAGCTCGCTTTTGCTTCTTTATTTGCCTTGATGTAGTCCTTGATTGTTTCGCCATCTTTTACTTTCATGGATATTGCAGGAAATGAGCTTTGGATCAGGGATTCCAAGTCTGTAAAATTGGTTATGAAAATACCACCTGTGACATTGGCTTTCATTACATTATCGACTTGTCCACTTAGAGTCCCATACTTGTCTTCACACACAACGATCTTGTCCCCAACTTTGTTCAACGTAGCAGAGTTCTTACATTCATCCAGGAATACTATTGGATTTTGGGTTGAATTATAATCCCCTGTATAGAGAGCAGAGCCTGACACTTTCACTCCATTTCCAAGACTCAAAACCGCACCGAATTCACGATCAATCGTACCCGCAGCGACAGTTAGCACCCAAGGTATGCCATTGTGGAGTGTCTCAACAAAAGGTCCACCATTTCCTGCTGAGGTGGACACAAATATACCTTTCTCTACTGCAGCAAATGTGGCCAAGGCTATTGGGTCGCTATACAATGGAACCCCATCTAGTCCCAATGACATGGACAACACATCAACTCCATCACTAATTGCTTGATCAATTGCAGCAATTATATCAGACGAAACAGCTCCTTCTTCCCATAGAGCCTTGTATATGGCCACATGTGAACGAGGAGCGACACCGGTAGCAGTTCCCGGTGCATAGCCAAAATATGAAGCGCCCTTCACGTAGTTTCCGGCAGCGGTGGAGGAGGTGTGGGTGCCATGTCCGTCGACGTCACGCGTGGAGTTCATAGATATGGTCACATTCTTCGGTAGCTGCGCGACTATGCCTTTGTTGAAGTAACGAGCTCCAATCAGCTTCTTGTTACACAATGAAGAGTTGAATTGGGTGCCACTTTCACATTTACCTTTCCATCTTGGTGGCACTTTGCTCATCCCTTCATCATTATAACTTTCACTTTCCGGCCAAAGACCAGTGTCCACAACCCCAATAATGACATCCTTGCCATATTTCGACACCGGCCACACTCCGGAATTTGTATTCAGACCGAGGAACTGGAATGTGTGGGTTGTGTCCTTTTGGACGGGCAAGTCCTTGATAGAAAAAATGTACCCAGGAGTGCTTTTCAAGGCCTCAAGCTCAGAAACGGTGAGACTAGCACTAAAACCATCCATAACATGAGTGTAAGTATAGATGAgtttagaagaagaagacaagatTTCAGTGGTGGTGGCTGCATCGGATATGGTGCTTAGAGTGGACAGATACCAATTATGGTGAGCAGAGAAAGCCTTAGGCATGGCTGATGGGTCCATGTGGATGATGTAGTTTTGTGATTGTGATAATGTGGATGGTAAGATAGCGACAAAGGAAAAGCACAAGAAATACAGGGGAACATGGTGAGAAGCCATGATTGAAGATGGGGATATTGGAAAGAGAGGATTTTAGAATATAGTTTGGGAAATTGGATCTGATTATATAGACCCTTGACAAGTATgggaaatttaatttaatttaaaaatagcCTTATTTGATACAGTTAAACTGCCACTTGACTTGAAAGCACTACCGAAGGTAATTAAATAAGTTATATTCATTGTTGTAAGTTCTAACCAGTAATATCTGAGTCAATGTTTGTGGCCACTATAGGACTTTTCACCACATATTTCCCTCCAACTTCTTCCCAgccaagaaaaccaaaaacctgCACTTTTTTCAACAACTGTGGACCTTCAATTCTCAGTTTGTAACTCTGCTTCTCGTTCTTCTCCTTGAACACCAGCTTTTCCGGGGTGACACTGACCTTAAGACCCTCCAAGGCTGGGACCTTAGCAATGTAGGTAGACATTCCCTCACCAACATTCGTGACTGTTCTTTTAAATTCTTGCACAATTGTCGTGTCTGATTTGGAGTCATTCTTGTTAAAAAATGCAATGAATGAAGGGTAATTAAGGTCCAACGATTGAGCAGAGCAGTTGGTTGTTGATGACCTTGTGATGGTTTTGATTTGCTTGGCTGTGAACCCCAATCCACATAGAAGATTCACATAATCATCCACACCCACATCGTATACAAGTCCAGGGTCCAGTGCTTTATTTGGATTGACTTGACCGGCTCCCATGGCAATAGGAGATGCGGGCTTGAGATCGTCACCAGAGTCGATGATTGGCCTCTGCGTGTTGTCTGTAATATCAGCAGAAGTCATCATAGCAGACCGGATGGCGGCAGGGCTCCATTCTGGGTGTGCTGCCTTCAAAAGCGCCCCAACTCCGGCTGCGTGAGGACATGCCATTGATGTACCTGATAATAAATTGAAATGGCTAAACTGAAGTTCTGAATTGATATTGtctattggaatgtttgaaGGCCATGCAGCCAAGACCATGTCACCAGGAGCCATGATATCAGGCTTTAGCACAAATGGACAGCTTTGTGATGGTCCTCTAGAGCTGTAGTCAGTAACACTTGGTTGAGGTTTTGTGCCAAGATTTGTAATTCTAAATTCCAAGCTCCCTTTTGCTTCTTTATTTGCCTTGATGTAGTCCTTGATTGTTTCGCCATCTTTTACTTTCATGAATATTGCAGGAAATGAGCTTTGGATCAAGAATTCCAAGTCCGTAAAATTGGTTATGAAAATACCACCTGTGACATTGGCTTTCATTACTTTATCGACCTGTTCACTTAGAGTCTCATTCTTGTCTTCACACACAACGATCTTGTCCCCAACTTTGTTCAACTCAGCAGAGTTCTTACATTCATCCATGAATACTATTGGATATGGGCTTGAATTATAATCCCCTATATAGAGAGCAGAGCCTGACACTTTCACTCCATTTCCAAGACCCAGAACCGCGCCGAATTCCCGATCAATCGTACCAGCAGCCACAGTTAGCACCCAAGGTATGCCATTGTGGAGTGTCTCAATAAAAGGTCCACTATTTCCTGCTGAGGTGGACACAAATATACCTTTCTCTACTGCAGCAAATGTGGCCAAGGCTATTGGGTCGCTATACAATGGAAGCCCATTTAGTCCCAATGACATGGACAACACATCAACTCCATCACTAATTGCTTGATCAATTGCAGCAATTATATCAGACGAAACAGCTCCTTCTTCCCATAGAGCCTTGTACATGGCCACATGTGAACGAGGAGCGACACCGGTAGCAGTTCCCGGTGCATAGCCAAAATATGAAGCGCCCTTCACGTAGTTTCCGGCAGCGGTGGAGGAGGTGTGGGTGCCATGTCCCTCGACGTCACGCGTAGAGTTCATAGATATGGTCACATTCTTCGGTAGCTGCGCGACTAAGCCTTTGTTGAAGTAACGAGCTCCAATCAGCTTCTTGTTGCACAATGAAGAGTTGAATTGGGTGCCACTTTCACATTCACCTTTCCATCTTGGTGGCACTTCGCTCATCCCTTCGTCATTGTAACTTTCACTTTCCGGCCAAAGACCAGTGTCCACAACCCCAATAATGACATCCTGGCCGTATTTCGACACCGGCCACACTCCGGAATTTGTATTCAGGCCGAGGAACTGGAATGTGTGGGTCGTGTCCTTTTGGACGGGCAAGTCCTTGATAGAAAAAACATACCCAGGAGTGCTTTTCAAGGCCTCAAGCTCAGAAACGGTGAGACTAGCACTAAAACCATCCATAACATGAGTGTAAGTATAGATGAGTTTAGAAGAAGACAAGATTTCAATGGTGGTGTTTACATCGGATATGGTGCTTAGAGTGGACAGATACCAATTATGGTGAGCAGAGAAAGCCTTAGGCATGGCTGATGGGTCCATGTGGATGATGTAGTTTTGTGATTGTGATAATGTGGATGGTAAGATAGC
Proteins encoded in this window:
- the LOC120000143 gene encoding subtilisin-like protease SBT3 encodes the protein MASHHVPLYFLCFSLVAILPSTLSQSQNYIIHMDPSAMPKAFSAHHNWYLSTLSTISDVNTTIEILSSSKLIYTYTHVMDGFSASLTVSELEALKSTPGYVFSIKDLPVQKDTTHTFQFLGLNTNSGVWPVSKYGQDVIIGVVDTGLWPESESYNDEGMSEVPPRWKGECESGTQFNSSLCNKKLIGARYFNKGLVAQLPKNVTISMNSTRDVEGHGTHTSSTAAGNYVKGASYFGYAPGTATGVAPRSHVAMYKALWEEGAVSSDIIAAIDQAISDGVDVLSMSLGLNGLPLYSDPIALATFAAVEKGIFVSTSAGNSGPFIETLHNGIPWVLTVAAGTIDREFGAVLGLGNGVKVSGSALYIGDYNSSPYPIVFMDECKNSAELNKVGDKIVVCEDKNETLSEQVDKVMKANVTGGIFITNFTDLEFLIQSSFPAIFMKVKDGETIKDYIKANKEAKGSLEFRITNLGTKPQPSVTDYSSRGPSQSCPFVLKPDIMAPGDMVLAAWPSNIPIDNINSELQFSHFNLLSGTSMACPHAAGVGALLKAAHPEWSPAAIRSAMMTSADITDNTQRPIIDSGDDLKPASPIAMGAGQVNPNKALDPGLVYDVGVDDYVNLLCGLGFTAKQIKTITRSSTTNCSAQSLDLNYPSFIAFFNKNDSKSDTTIVQEFKRTVTNVGEGMSTYIAKVPALEGLKVSVTPEKLVFKEKNEKQSYKLRIEGPQLLKKVQVFGFLGWEEVGGKYVVKSPIVATNIDSDITG
- the LOC119999346 gene encoding probable BOI-related E3 ubiquitin-protein ligase 2 isoform X1 → MAVPQHHLQLRYQSQQPQQQQLQTRNFRNFYSTDGQISPPIAGYIPANLPDQSQHPAFHVVGFAPGPVPVTDVSDVGADLQWNFGLEPKNKRLKEQDFLEINSQISSVDFLQARSVSTGLGLSLDNTCAATSGDSTLLSLIGDDIDLELQRQDAEIDRFLKVQGDRLRQAILDKVQASQLQTVSYVEEKILPKLHEKEAEVESINKKNLELEERIERVSMEASAWQQRARYNENMISALKFNLQQVYAQSRDSKEGCGDSEVDDTASCYNGRTLDFHLLSTENNDMKELMTCRVCRVKEVCMLLLPCKHLCLCKDCESKLSFCPVCQSSKYIGMEVYV
- the LOC119999346 gene encoding probable BOI-related E3 ubiquitin-protein ligase 2 isoform X2 produces the protein MAVPQHHLQLRYQSQQPQQQQLQTRNFRNFYSTDGQISPPIAGYIPANLPDQSQHPAWFAPGPVPVTDVSDVGADLQWNFGLEPKNKRLKEQDFLEINSQISSVDFLQARSVSTGLGLSLDNTCAATSGDSTLLSLIGDDIDLELQRQDAEIDRFLKVQGDRLRQAILDKVQASQLQTVSYVEEKILPKLHEKEAEVESINKKNLELEERIERVSMEASAWQQRARYNENMISALKFNLQQVYAQSRDSKEGCGDSEVDDTASCYNGRTLDFHLLSTENNDMKELMTCRVCRVKEVCMLLLPCKHLCLCKDCESKLSFCPVCQSSKYIGMEVYV
- the LOC120000144 gene encoding subtilisin-like protease SBT3 produces the protein MASHHVPLYFLCFSFVAILPSTLSQSQNYIIHMDPSAMPKAFSAHHNWYLSTLSTISDAATTTEILSSSSKLIYTYTHVMDGFSASLTVSELEALKSTPGYIFSIKDLPVQKDTTHTFQFLGLNTNSGVWPVSKYGKDVIIGVVDTGLWPESESYNDEGMSKVPPRWKGKCESGTQFNSSLCNKKLIGARYFNKGIVAQLPKNVTISMNSTRDVDGHGTHTSSTAAGNYVKGASYFGYAPGTATGVAPRSHVAIYKALWEEGAVSSDIIAAIDQAISDGVDVLSMSLGLDGVPLYSDPIALATFAAVEKGIFVSTSAGNGGPFVETLHNGIPWVLTVAAGTIDREFGAVLSLGNGVKVSGSALYTGDYNSTQNPIVFLDECKNSATLNKVGDKIVVCEDKYGTLSGQVDNVMKANVTGGIFITNFTDLESLIQSSFPAISMKVKDGETIKDYIKANKEAKASLEFRITNLGTKPQPRVTDYSSRGPSQSCGSVLKPDIMAPGDRVLAAWPSNIPIGQINSELQFSHFNLLSGTSMACPHAAGVGALLKAAHPEWSPAAIRSAMMTSADITDNTQRPIIDSGDDLKPASPIAMGAGQVNPNKALDPGLVYDVGVDDYVNLLCGLGFTAKQIKAITRSSTTNCSAQSLDLNYPSFIAYFNKNDSKSGPTIVQEFKRTVTNVGEGMSTYIAKVPALEGLKVSVTPEKLVFKKKNEKQSYKLRIEGPQLLKKAQVFGFLRWEEVGGKYVVKSPIVATRIY